One part of the Vogesella sp. LIG4 genome encodes these proteins:
- a CDS encoding PhaM family polyhydroxyalkanoate granule multifunctional regulatory protein: MSTDFNPADPFAMFRQLLQSATPPGAQPFLPPMTEEEVDRKIAELKVVETWLTMNLGMLAMQIKTLEMQRAALAALRPKEK, encoded by the coding sequence ATGAGCACCGACTTCAACCCCGCCGATCCGTTTGCCATGTTCCGCCAGCTGCTGCAATCCGCCACCCCGCCCGGCGCCCAGCCCTTCCTGCCGCCGATGACGGAAGAAGAAGTGGACCGCAAGATCGCCGAACTCAAGGTGGTGGAAACCTGGCTCACCATGAACCTGGGCATGCTGGCCATGCAGATCAAGACCCTGGAAATGCAAAGGGCGGCGCTGGCGGCGCTGCGACCGAAAGAAAAATAA
- a CDS encoding PAS domain S-box protein: MLQKDSLSHPSSPRRLWLGAALILVGLLAALSWLFLVVYRDWQDEQRDSLIQELLWLDQSLRLHMEEHQRWLDSMSDGLPPASAVQGQRFLASARLLERENREIVVAQWVERGGLVKLDSLGRPPHQLDAVGTDAMWRAEKLGRTAYGQPYLGPDNHYRFDLVAPVLIDGRFVGGVRLVYSMSGLLQQQVPWWIASKYHISLVDLGGHLLASKFEQAPPLGTQSHQISFDPPGFGVMLRGISYRTGIGLTLPVLSALIVVLVIALLFLLWRIRRHVRQRASVEQALQREMSIRRAVEDSMKSGLIAFDRDGAILRVNRAMCELTGLTVEELVGQRLPYSFWAEEDHTLLMAAMRAMLAGELPAHGFELPFRRRDGERVEVRLYAAPLLQGERQEGWVASMYDITELKKKRLALNASHQRFLTVLNGLDSGLCVVDGDSRLLLYANPAFAGGWGGFDAEGPYCPLLPGMARGLDQMAANLEFSPDRGRSWYQLQYRAIDWVDGEPAWLCMLVDVSESRARASRERAQEERFQTTSRLIAMGEMASSLAHELGQPLTAISTYAAGLARKLPSDAAQNNGVGEAVQAIADQARRAGQIVNSIRAFVKKHAPQLELCDPDLALRRAVALAQPMADKYGMPLLLEPGPAGQRVEMDPVLIEQVLLNLIKNAIEAMREADSLRPTVRLKSAVGAQFWRVEVVDNGPGLSEEIRGNLFTPFYSTKPQGMGIGLNICRSIVEHHRGEFGVSAPLTGGCAFWFTLPLYQGE, translated from the coding sequence ATGTTGCAGAAAGACTCCCTGTCGCACCCCTCATCGCCGCGCCGGCTATGGCTGGGGGCGGCGCTGATCCTGGTAGGCCTGCTGGCCGCGCTGTCCTGGCTGTTCCTGGTGGTCTACAGGGACTGGCAGGACGAGCAGCGCGACAGCCTGATCCAGGAGCTGCTGTGGCTGGACCAGAGCCTGCGCTTGCACATGGAGGAACATCAGCGCTGGCTGGACAGCATGAGCGACGGCCTGCCGCCGGCTTCTGCCGTGCAGGGGCAGCGCTTCCTGGCGTCGGCGCGGCTGCTGGAGCGCGAGAACCGCGAGATCGTGGTGGCGCAGTGGGTGGAGCGCGGCGGCCTGGTGAAGCTGGACAGCCTGGGCCGGCCGCCGCATCAGCTGGATGCGGTCGGTACCGATGCCATGTGGCGGGCGGAAAAACTCGGCCGCACCGCTTACGGCCAACCTTATCTCGGGCCGGATAACCACTACCGCTTCGACCTGGTGGCGCCGGTGCTGATCGATGGCCGCTTCGTGGGTGGCGTGCGGCTGGTGTACAGCATGAGCGGCCTGCTGCAGCAGCAGGTGCCGTGGTGGATCGCCTCCAAGTACCACATCAGCCTGGTGGACCTGGGCGGGCACCTGCTGGCCAGCAAGTTCGAGCAGGCGCCGCCGCTTGGCACCCAGTCGCACCAGATCAGCTTCGACCCGCCGGGCTTCGGCGTGATGCTGCGCGGCATCAGCTACCGCACCGGCATCGGCCTCACGCTGCCGGTGCTCAGCGCGCTGATTGTCGTGCTGGTCATCGCGCTGCTGTTCCTGCTGTGGCGCATCCGCCGCCATGTGCGCCAGCGCGCCAGTGTGGAACAGGCGCTGCAGCGCGAAATGTCGATACGCCGCGCGGTGGAGGACAGCATGAAAAGCGGGCTGATCGCCTTCGACCGCGACGGCGCCATCCTGCGCGTCAACCGTGCCATGTGCGAGCTGACCGGCCTGACGGTGGAGGAACTGGTGGGTCAGCGGCTGCCATACAGCTTCTGGGCGGAGGAAGATCACACACTGCTGATGGCCGCCATGCGCGCCATGCTGGCCGGCGAGCTGCCGGCACACGGCTTCGAGTTGCCGTTCCGCCGCCGCGACGGCGAGCGCGTCGAGGTGCGGCTGTACGCGGCGCCGCTGCTGCAGGGCGAGCGGCAGGAGGGCTGGGTGGCGTCGATGTACGACATTACCGAGCTGAAGAAAAAACGCCTGGCGCTGAACGCCTCGCACCAGCGCTTCCTCACTGTGCTCAATGGTCTCGACAGCGGCCTGTGCGTGGTGGACGGCGATAGCCGGCTGCTGCTGTATGCCAACCCGGCGTTTGCCGGCGGCTGGGGTGGCTTCGATGCCGAAGGGCCGTACTGCCCGCTGCTGCCGGGCATGGCGCGCGGGCTGGATCAGATGGCGGCCAACCTGGAGTTCTCGCCGGATCGCGGCCGCAGCTGGTACCAGCTGCAGTACCGCGCCATCGACTGGGTGGATGGCGAACCGGCCTGGCTGTGCATGCTGGTGGATGTCAGCGAATCGCGCGCCCGTGCTTCGCGCGAACGGGCGCAGGAGGAGCGCTTCCAGACCACCTCGCGGCTGATCGCCATGGGCGAGATGGCCTCTTCGCTGGCGCACGAGCTGGGCCAGCCGCTCACCGCCATTTCCACCTACGCTGCCGGCCTGGCGCGCAAGCTGCCCAGCGATGCGGCGCAGAACAACGGCGTGGGCGAGGCGGTGCAGGCCATCGCCGACCAGGCGCGCAGGGCGGGGCAGATCGTCAACAGCATCCGCGCCTTTGTTAAGAAACATGCACCGCAGCTGGAGCTGTGCGACCCGGATCTGGCGCTGCGCCGGGCGGTGGCGCTGGCGCAGCCGATGGCCGACAAGTACGGCATGCCGCTGCTGCTGGAGCCGGGGCCGGCAGGGCAGCGGGTGGAGATGGACCCGGTGCTGATCGAGCAGGTGCTGCTCAACCTGATCAAGAACGCCATCGAGGCGATGCGCGAGGCGGATAGCCTGCGGCCAACGGTACGGCTGAAAAGCGCCGTCGGCGCGCAGTTCTGGCGCGTGGAGGTGGTGGACAATGGCCCGGGGCTCAGCGAGGAGATTCGCGGCAACCTGTTCACGCCGTTCTACTCCACCAAGCCGCAGGGCATGGGTATCGGCCTCAACATCTGCCGTTCCATCGTCGAACACCACCGCGGTGAGTTCGGCGTCAGCGCACCGCTGACCGGCGGCTGCGCCTTCTGGTTCACCCTGCCGCTATATCAGGGCGAGTAG
- a CDS encoding NADP-dependent malic enzyme, translated as MDEQLRQAALEFHQFPQPGKIQVAPTKPLATQRDLALAYSPGVAAPCDAIVEDPLNAYKYTARGNLVAVVTNGTAVLGLGNIGPLAGKPVMEGKGVLFKKFAGVDVFDIELNENDPDKLVDIICSMEPTFGGINLEDIKAPECFYIEKKCRERMNIPVFHDDQHGTAIVAAAAVLNSLRLVNKEIGSVRVVASGAGAAAIACLELLVALGVKRENITVCDSKGVIYQDRDDKMDESKKRFAIPDNGQRKLADAMVGADIFMGLSGPKLVTQDMVKSMAAYPVILAMANPEPEILPPLVKEVRPDAIIGTGRSDFPNQVNNVLCFPFIFRGALDVGATTINEEMKLATVRAIADLAMAEQNDVVATAYGDQELSFGPEYVIPKPFDPRLIVKIAPAVAKAAMDSGVATRPIKDFDAYIDQLTQFVYKTNLFMKPVFSQARKALKRVVMAEGEDERVLHATQEIVSQGLAHPILIGRPSVIEKRLKKLGLKLEAGKDFELVNNESDPRYAEYWKDYYQLMKRKGVSQEQARRRVIGNTTLIGALMVRRGEADAMICGTYGPYRQHFDIIENVIGYAREDKVAAAMNALILPTGNIFIADTYVNPTPDAEQLAAITEMAAESIRRFGIQPKVALLSNSSFGTWNSDGACKMRDALALVQEAHPELEIDGEMQGDAALVESIRQQAMPDSTLKGAANLLVMPNVEAANISYNLLRVSASDGVTIGPILMGMAKPVHILTPISSVRRIINMVALAAVDAACN; from the coding sequence ATGGACGAGCAACTGCGCCAAGCCGCACTCGAGTTCCACCAGTTCCCGCAGCCGGGCAAGATCCAGGTCGCCCCAACCAAGCCGCTGGCCACCCAGCGCGACCTGGCACTTGCCTACTCGCCGGGCGTAGCCGCTCCTTGCGATGCTATCGTGGAAGACCCGCTTAACGCCTACAAATACACCGCCCGCGGCAACCTGGTTGCCGTGGTGACCAACGGTACCGCGGTACTGGGTCTGGGCAACATCGGCCCGCTGGCCGGCAAGCCGGTGATGGAAGGCAAGGGCGTACTGTTCAAGAAATTCGCCGGCGTCGACGTGTTCGACATCGAGCTGAACGAGAACGACCCGGACAAGCTGGTAGACATCATCTGCTCGATGGAGCCGACCTTCGGCGGCATCAACCTGGAAGACATCAAGGCGCCGGAATGCTTCTACATCGAGAAGAAATGCCGCGAACGCATGAACATTCCGGTATTCCACGATGACCAGCACGGCACCGCCATCGTGGCCGCCGCCGCGGTACTGAACTCGCTGCGCCTGGTGAACAAGGAAATCGGCAGCGTGCGCGTGGTGGCCTCCGGCGCCGGCGCCGCCGCCATCGCCTGCCTGGAGCTGCTGGTAGCACTGGGTGTAAAGCGCGAGAACATCACCGTCTGCGACTCCAAGGGTGTGATCTACCAGGATCGCGACGACAAGATGGACGAATCGAAGAAACGCTTCGCCATCCCGGACAACGGTCAGCGCAAACTGGCCGACGCCATGGTGGGCGCCGACATCTTCATGGGCCTGTCCGGCCCGAAACTGGTGACCCAGGACATGGTGAAATCCATGGCCGCCTACCCGGTGATTCTGGCCATGGCCAACCCGGAGCCGGAAATCCTGCCGCCGCTGGTGAAGGAAGTACGCCCGGACGCCATCATCGGTACCGGCCGTTCCGACTTCCCGAACCAGGTGAACAACGTACTGTGCTTCCCCTTCATCTTCCGTGGTGCGCTGGACGTGGGCGCCACCACCATCAACGAAGAGATGAAGCTGGCCACCGTGCGTGCCATCGCCGACCTGGCCATGGCCGAGCAGAACGACGTAGTGGCCACCGCCTACGGTGACCAGGAACTGTCCTTCGGCCCGGAATACGTGATTCCGAAGCCGTTCGACCCGCGCCTGATCGTGAAGATCGCCCCGGCCGTGGCCAAGGCCGCCATGGATTCCGGCGTGGCTACCCGCCCGATCAAGGACTTCGACGCCTACATCGACCAGCTGACCCAGTTCGTCTACAAGACCAACCTGTTCATGAAGCCGGTGTTCTCCCAGGCCCGCAAGGCGCTCAAGCGCGTGGTGATGGCCGAAGGCGAAGACGAGCGCGTGCTGCACGCCACCCAGGAAATCGTTTCCCAGGGTCTGGCTCACCCGATCCTGATCGGCCGCCCGAGCGTGATCGAGAAGCGCCTGAAGAAGCTGGGCCTGAAGCTGGAAGCCGGCAAGGATTTCGAACTGGTGAACAACGAATCCGACCCGCGCTACGCCGAGTACTGGAAGGATTACTACCAGCTGATGAAGCGCAAGGGCGTATCGCAGGAACAGGCTCGCCGCCGCGTGATCGGCAACACCACCCTGATCGGTGCGCTGATGGTGCGCCGCGGTGAGGCCGATGCCATGATCTGCGGCACCTACGGCCCGTACCGCCAGCACTTCGACATCATCGAGAACGTGATCGGCTACGCCCGCGAAGATAAAGTGGCCGCCGCGATGAACGCGCTGATCCTGCCGACCGGCAACATCTTCATCGCCGACACCTACGTGAACCCGACTCCGGACGCGGAACAGCTGGCCGCCATCACCGAGATGGCTGCCGAATCGATCCGCCGCTTCGGCATTCAGCCCAAGGTTGCGCTGCTGTCCAACTCCAGCTTCGGTACCTGGAATTCGGATGGCGCCTGCAAGATGCGCGACGCGCTGGCCCTGGTGCAGGAAGCCCACCCGGAACTGGAAATCGACGGTGAAATGCAGGGCGACGCCGCGCTGGTGGAAAGCATCCGCCAGCAGGCCATGCCGGACAGCACCCTGAAAGGTGCGGCCAACCTGCTGGTAATGCCGAACGTGGAAGCCGCCAACATCAGCTACAACCTGCTGCGCGTTTCCGCTTCCGACGGCGTGACCATCGGCCCGATCCTGATGGGTATGGCCAAGCCGGTGCACATCCTCACCCCGATCTCCTCGGTACGCCGCATCATCAACATGGTGGCGCTGGCCGCCGTGGATGCCGCCTGCAACTAA
- the nadB gene encoding L-aspartate oxidase codes for MTNLKFDVLIIGSGLAGMTLALHLAEKKKVGLITKRDLLEGSSSYAQGGIAAVLDNSDSIQEHIHDTLVAGAGLCNEDTTRFIVENSKEAIDWLVDLGVPFTRDDSHQTGFHLTREGGHSHRRIIHAADATGAAVTSTLGQKIKAHPNITLLEDYIAIDVITSRKLGLEGKRCFGVYALDKIGDHVITIAANHTILASGGAGKVYLYTTNPDTATGDGIAMGWRAGCRVGNMEFIQFHPTCLYHPHSKSFLISEAVRGEGGILRLPDGTRFMPQHDERAELAPRDVVARAIDFEMKKHGLDCVYLDISYKPASFIQEHFPNIYAHCLELGIDITQQPIPVVPAAHYTCGGLVTDLKGRTDVEGLYAVGEVACTGLHGANRLASNSLLECMIIGKAAAADILASKPVKLPTMPDWDDSQVTDNDEEVVISHNWDELRRAMWDYVGIVRTNKRLERAQNRIKLLSEEINEYYSNFHITNDLIELRNLVQTAELIVRSALLRKESRGLHYSRDYPDTLPEAQETILTPQQ; via the coding sequence ATGACAAATCTGAAATTCGACGTACTGATTATTGGTAGTGGCCTGGCCGGGATGACACTGGCGCTGCATCTGGCAGAAAAGAAGAAAGTGGGCCTGATTACCAAACGCGACCTGCTGGAGGGCAGCTCCAGCTATGCACAGGGCGGTATTGCCGCGGTGCTGGATAATAGTGACTCGATACAAGAGCACATCCACGACACGCTGGTGGCCGGCGCCGGCCTGTGCAACGAGGACACCACGCGCTTTATCGTGGAGAACTCGAAAGAGGCAATCGACTGGCTGGTGGACCTGGGGGTGCCGTTCACCCGCGACGACAGCCACCAGACCGGCTTCCACCTGACGCGCGAAGGCGGCCATAGCCACCGCCGCATCATCCACGCCGCCGACGCTACCGGCGCTGCCGTGACCAGCACGCTGGGGCAGAAGATCAAGGCGCACCCGAACATCACGCTGCTGGAGGACTACATCGCCATCGATGTGATCACTTCGCGCAAGCTGGGCCTGGAGGGCAAGCGCTGCTTTGGCGTGTACGCGCTGGACAAGATCGGCGACCACGTCATCACCATTGCGGCCAACCATACCATTCTGGCGTCCGGCGGCGCCGGCAAGGTGTACCTCTACACCACCAACCCGGACACCGCCACCGGCGACGGCATCGCCATGGGTTGGCGCGCCGGTTGCCGGGTGGGAAACATGGAGTTCATCCAGTTCCACCCTACCTGCCTGTACCACCCGCACAGTAAGTCGTTCCTGATTTCGGAAGCGGTACGCGGCGAAGGCGGCATTCTGCGCCTGCCGGACGGCACCCGCTTCATGCCGCAGCATGACGAGCGCGCCGAGCTGGCGCCGCGCGACGTGGTGGCGCGCGCCATCGACTTCGAGATGAAGAAGCACGGCCTGGACTGCGTGTACCTGGATATCTCCTACAAGCCGGCCAGCTTCATCCAGGAGCACTTCCCCAATATCTACGCGCACTGTCTGGAGCTGGGCATCGACATCACCCAGCAGCCGATTCCGGTGGTGCCGGCGGCGCACTACACCTGCGGCGGCCTGGTTACCGACCTGAAAGGCCGCACCGATGTGGAAGGCCTGTACGCGGTGGGCGAAGTGGCCTGCACCGGCCTGCATGGCGCCAACCGCCTGGCCAGCAACTCGCTGCTGGAGTGCATGATCATCGGCAAGGCTGCTGCCGCCGACATCCTGGCCAGCAAGCCGGTGAAGCTGCCGACCATGCCGGACTGGGACGACAGCCAGGTGACCGACAACGACGAGGAAGTGGTGATTTCGCACAACTGGGACGAGCTGCGCCGCGCAATGTGGGACTACGTGGGCATCGTGCGTACCAACAAGCGGCTGGAACGCGCGCAGAACCGCATCAAGCTGCTGTCGGAAGAGATCAACGAGTACTACAGCAACTTCCACATCACCAATGATCTGATCGAGCTGCGCAACCTGGTGCAGACCGCCGAGCTGATCGTGCGCTCCGCGCTGCTGCGCAAGGAAAGCCGTGGCCTGCACTACAGCCGCGACTACCCGGACACGCTGCCGGAGGCGCAGGAAACCATTCTGACGCCGCAGCAGTAA
- a CDS encoding TRAP transporter substrate-binding protein, whose amino-acid sequence MKLKHAALIASLALAVPGIANAADIVIKFSHVVAPDTPKGKAAEYFKKLAEQRTKGRVQVQVYPNSQLYKDKEELEALQLGAVQMLAPSLAKFGPLGVKEFEAFDLPYLFDNYDEVHKVTLGPIGKQLFSKLETKGIKGLGYWDNGFKNFSSNKPIHTPADLKGVKIRIQSSKVLDEEMRVVGALPQVMAFSEVYQALQTGVVDGTELEPSNLYTSKAYEVQKHLTLTGHGYLGYAVVVNKKFWDGLPADIRTTLEGAMADTTKYEIQLAQQDSEKALAAIKASGKTQIYTPTPAEKAAFQKVFKQVHEKMADRVGLALLKQVEQTTGYSAPK is encoded by the coding sequence ATGAAACTCAAGCATGCCGCCCTGATCGCCAGCCTGGCCCTGGCCGTACCCGGTATCGCCAACGCCGCCGACATCGTGATCAAGTTCAGCCACGTGGTGGCACCGGACACCCCGAAAGGCAAGGCCGCCGAATACTTCAAGAAGCTGGCCGAGCAGCGCACCAAGGGCCGCGTGCAGGTACAGGTGTACCCGAACAGCCAGCTGTACAAGGACAAGGAAGAACTGGAAGCGCTGCAACTGGGCGCAGTACAGATGCTGGCCCCCAGCCTGGCCAAGTTCGGCCCGCTGGGCGTGAAGGAATTCGAAGCCTTCGACCTGCCCTACCTGTTCGACAACTACGACGAAGTGCACAAGGTTACCCTGGGCCCGATCGGCAAACAGCTGTTCAGCAAGCTGGAAACCAAGGGCATCAAGGGCCTGGGCTACTGGGACAACGGCTTCAAGAACTTCTCCTCCAACAAGCCGATTCACACCCCGGCCGACCTGAAAGGCGTGAAGATCCGCATCCAGTCCTCCAAGGTGCTGGATGAGGAAATGCGCGTAGTAGGCGCCCTGCCGCAAGTAATGGCGTTCTCCGAGGTGTACCAGGCGCTGCAGACCGGCGTGGTGGATGGCACCGAGCTGGAGCCGTCCAACCTGTACACCAGCAAGGCCTACGAAGTGCAGAAGCACCTGACCCTGACCGGCCACGGCTACCTGGGTTACGCGGTCGTGGTGAACAAGAAGTTCTGGGACGGCCTGCCGGCCGACATCCGCACCACGCTGGAAGGCGCCATGGCGGATACCACCAAGTACGAGATCCAGCTGGCGCAACAGGACAGCGAAAAGGCACTGGCCGCCATCAAGGCTTCCGGCAAGACCCAGATCTACACCCCCACCCCGGCCGAGAAAGCCGCCTTCCAGAAAGTGTTCAAGCAAGTGCACGAGAAGATGGCCGACCGCGTGGGCCTGGCCCTGCTCAAGCAGGTTGAACAGACCACCGGCTACAGCGCCCCGAAATAA
- a CDS encoding TRAP transporter large permease has translation MTTLIIFGLLLALMLTGMPISISLGLTVLTFLFTMTQVPIESVALKLFTGIEKFEIMAIPFFILAGNFLMHGGVARRMIRFATTLVGHWYGGLGLAGVVSCALFAAITGSSVATVVAVGSIILPAMVKQGYPQRFGAGVITTSGALGILFPPSINLVMYSIATAGMEVTGPTGAPVSTASVGQLFMAGVLPGLCLSVLLGLTTWFRAKKADYPRLPRASWGERFQAFRECVWGLLLIVLVIGGIYSGIFTPTEAAAVAAVYAFVIAVFVYKDMGLKDVPRVLINAASMSSMLLYIITNAVLFSFLMASEQIPQAMAAWMTSQGMGVVAFLLVTNVLLLAAGNFMDPSAIVLIMAPILYPVAVKLGVNPVHFGILIAVNMEVGMCHPPVGLNLYVASGITKMGITELTVAVWPWLLTMLAFLIMVTYMPSISLWLPRALGMM, from the coding sequence ATGACCACCTTGATCATTTTCGGGCTGTTGCTGGCCCTGATGCTCACCGGCATGCCCATTTCCATTTCGCTGGGCCTGACGGTACTCACCTTCCTGTTCACCATGACCCAGGTGCCGATCGAATCGGTGGCACTGAAGCTGTTCACCGGTATCGAGAAGTTCGAAATCATGGCGATTCCGTTCTTCATCCTGGCCGGTAACTTCCTGATGCACGGCGGTGTGGCCAGGCGCATGATCCGCTTCGCCACCACCCTGGTGGGCCACTGGTATGGCGGCCTGGGCCTGGCCGGCGTGGTGTCCTGCGCACTGTTTGCCGCCATTACCGGCTCCTCCGTCGCCACCGTGGTGGCGGTGGGTTCCATCATCCTGCCGGCCATGGTCAAGCAGGGTTACCCGCAGCGCTTCGGCGCCGGCGTGATCACCACCTCCGGCGCGCTGGGCATCCTGTTCCCGCCGTCCATCAACCTGGTGATGTACTCCATCGCCACCGCCGGCATGGAAGTCACCGGGCCGACCGGCGCACCGGTCAGCACCGCCTCGGTAGGCCAGCTGTTCATGGCCGGCGTGCTGCCGGGCCTGTGCCTGTCGGTGCTGCTGGGCCTCACCACCTGGTTCCGCGCCAAGAAGGCCGACTACCCGCGCCTGCCGCGCGCCAGCTGGGGCGAGCGCTTCCAGGCATTCCGTGAATGCGTATGGGGCCTGTTGCTGATCGTGCTGGTGATTGGCGGCATCTACAGCGGCATTTTCACCCCCACCGAAGCCGCCGCCGTGGCCGCGGTGTACGCCTTCGTCATCGCCGTGTTCGTGTACAAGGACATGGGGCTGAAGGATGTGCCGCGCGTGCTGATCAACGCCGCCTCGATGAGCTCGATGCTGCTATACATCATCACCAACGCGGTGCTGTTCTCCTTCCTGATGGCTTCGGAGCAGATTCCGCAGGCCATGGCGGCCTGGATGACCAGCCAGGGCATGGGCGTGGTGGCCTTCCTGCTGGTAACCAACGTGCTGCTGCTGGCTGCCGGCAACTTCATGGACCCGTCCGCCATCGTGCTGATCATGGCGCCCATCCTGTACCCGGTGGCGGTGAAACTGGGCGTGAACCCGGTGCACTTCGGCATCCTGATCGCCGTGAACATGGAAGTAGGCATGTGCCACCCGCCGGTGGGCCTCAACCTGTACGTGGCGTCCGGCATCACCAAGATGGGCATCACCGAGCTTACCGTGGCGGTATGGCCATGGCTGCTCACCATGCTGGCCTTCCTGATCATGGTGACCTATATGCCATCGATCTCGCTGTGGCTGCCGCGTGCGCTGGGCATGATGTAA
- a CDS encoding TRAP transporter small permease: protein MLKILDHLEEWIIALLMGVATLVTFAAVLHRYGSGIPSLQPLLEHIQMSWAQELTIYLFVWMAKFGAAYGVRTGIHVGVDVLINRLSDRNRAKFIIFGLLAGALFTGVVGTLGANFVWEIAHTDQTSPDLEAPMWLVYLAIPCGSYLMCFRFLQVAWRFVRTGELPKHEHGQVEGIEGDEALDNLHPHDISHGGKH from the coding sequence ATGCTCAAGATCCTCGACCACCTTGAGGAATGGATCATTGCCCTGCTGATGGGCGTGGCAACGCTGGTCACCTTTGCCGCCGTACTGCACCGCTACGGCTCCGGCATCCCGTCGCTGCAGCCGCTGCTGGAACACATCCAGATGAGCTGGGCACAGGAGCTGACCATTTACCTGTTCGTATGGATGGCCAAGTTCGGCGCCGCCTATGGCGTGCGCACCGGCATCCACGTGGGTGTAGACGTGCTGATCAACCGCCTGTCCGACCGCAACCGTGCCAAGTTCATCATCTTCGGCCTGCTGGCCGGTGCGCTGTTCACCGGCGTGGTGGGCACGCTGGGCGCCAACTTCGTGTGGGAAATCGCCCACACCGACCAGACTTCGCCCGACCTGGAAGCACCGATGTGGCTGGTCTACCTCGCCATTCCCTGCGGCTCCTACCTGATGTGCTTCCGCTTCCTGCAGGTTGCCTGGCGCTTCGTGCGTACCGGCGAGCTGCCCAAGCACGAGCACGGCCAGGTGGAAGGCATCGAGGGCGACGAAGCGCTCGACAACCTGCATCCGCATGACATCTCGCACGGAGGCAAGCACTGA